In Micromonospora sp. LH3U1, one genomic interval encodes:
- a CDS encoding winged helix-turn-helix transcriptional regulator, translating into MATPLDPEMFDPVCPSDLSPIRIGDKWAGMIVRCLERGPQRFSELRVPLRGITAKALTKSLRTLERDGLIKRTSHPEPVRRVEYELTTLGRSLLQPMSAACAWAQEHWEELLDAREASAHG; encoded by the coding sequence GTGGCAACGCCCCTGGACCCCGAAATGTTCGACCCGGTCTGCCCCTCCGATCTGTCGCCGATCCGAATCGGCGACAAGTGGGCCGGCATGATCGTCCGGTGCCTGGAGCGCGGGCCGCAGCGCTTCTCCGAGCTTCGAGTTCCCCTGCGTGGCATCACCGCGAAAGCGCTCACCAAGTCACTACGGACACTGGAACGCGACGGCCTGATCAAGCGCACCAGCCACCCCGAGCCGGTGCGTCGCGTCGAGTACGAACTGACCACGCTGGGCCGCAGCCTCCTCCAGCCGATGTCGGCCGCATGCGCCTGGGCTCAGGAACACTGGGAGGAACTCCTCGACGCACGCGAAGCATCGGCTCACGGGTAA
- a CDS encoding NAD(P)-dependent oxidoreductase, producing the protein MSKIVVFGAGGRAGRAAVAEARRRGHQVTAVVRDPSRHGGSSADGVQLVAGDVTDGDSVARVAAGHDAAISAVYDAAAQPDTFYTVAARALLDGLARAEVARLLVVGLASVLKTKHGVALMDTPGYPQEYRSFYLAHAAGTQVLRTAATGVDWLVVSPAGDFDHGGKRFERYRTAMADAASRVSYADFAVALIDEVDTPTHHRTHLGVEAA; encoded by the coding sequence ATGAGCAAGATCGTGGTTTTCGGTGCGGGCGGCCGGGCCGGACGGGCGGCCGTCGCCGAGGCGCGCCGACGTGGTCACCAGGTCACCGCAGTGGTCCGCGACCCAAGCAGGCACGGCGGCTCATCGGCCGACGGCGTGCAGCTGGTGGCCGGTGACGTGACCGACGGGGACAGTGTCGCCCGGGTCGCCGCTGGACACGATGCCGCGATCAGCGCCGTCTATGACGCCGCGGCGCAGCCCGACACCTTCTACACCGTCGCCGCCCGCGCCCTGCTCGACGGACTGGCCCGCGCCGAGGTGGCGCGGCTACTGGTGGTCGGCCTGGCATCGGTGCTCAAGACCAAGCACGGTGTGGCGCTCATGGATACGCCCGGCTATCCGCAGGAATATCGCTCGTTCTACCTCGCCCACGCCGCCGGCACGCAGGTGCTGCGTACCGCGGCCACCGGGGTGGACTGGCTGGTCGTCAGCCCTGCCGGCGACTTCGACCACGGCGGCAAACGCTTCGAGCGGTACCGTACGGCGATGGCCGACGCGGCCAGTCGGGTCTCGTACGCTGACTTCGCCGTCGCGCTGATCGACGAGGTCGATACCCCCACGCACCACCGGACGCACCTGGGCGTCGAGGCCGCCTGA
- a CDS encoding nitroreductase family deazaflavin-dependent oxidoreductase, with protein MAEDISDSPNPWVAEHIRRFVETNGNARTGMNDLLLTTRGRRSGKLRRTVLVYARDDDCYVVAASNAGADRHPAWYLNLVADPDVTVQVGAQAFPARARTATAEQRPRLWQLMIAMMPSYREYEKATARDIPVVLIQPSR; from the coding sequence ATGGCCGAGGATATCTCTGACAGCCCGAACCCCTGGGTGGCCGAACACATCCGCCGTTTCGTGGAGACCAACGGCAACGCCCGGACCGGCATGAACGACCTGTTGCTGACCACGCGTGGCCGCAGGTCAGGAAAGCTGCGCCGGACCGTGCTGGTCTACGCACGAGACGATGATTGCTACGTTGTCGCCGCGTCCAACGCGGGAGCCGACCGGCACCCTGCCTGGTACCTCAATCTCGTCGCCGATCCCGACGTCACCGTGCAGGTCGGGGCGCAGGCCTTTCCAGCGCGGGCGCGGACCGCCACGGCCGAGCAAAGGCCGAGACTGTGGCAGCTGATGATTGCGATGATGCCGTCCTACCGGGAGTACGAGAAGGCGACCGCGAGAGACATCCCCGTGGTGCTCATCCAACCTTCTCGGTGA
- a CDS encoding aspartyl/asparaginyl beta-hydroxylase domain-containing protein — MFVDQRQFPFLADLRARWDGIRDECLALPLETYQPWVQREMYGQGWSVYGLVAFGERIEEALEACPNTASALTKVPHLTTAGFSRMAPGTHIKPHQGWVTTVYRAHLGLVVPQDCALRVGDETRQWREGETFVFDDTVTHEAWNYGTSDRVVLLFDFVRPGCEDMPQDELPASVAGFVRRGG; from the coding sequence ATGTTCGTGGACCAGCGGCAGTTCCCTTTCCTAGCCGACCTTCGGGCACGGTGGGATGGCATTCGAGATGAATGCCTTGCTCTCCCGCTTGAGACCTACCAGCCGTGGGTCCAACGCGAGATGTACGGCCAGGGCTGGAGTGTCTACGGACTTGTCGCCTTCGGTGAGCGGATCGAGGAGGCGCTGGAGGCATGCCCGAACACTGCCTCCGCGTTGACGAAGGTCCCTCACCTGACGACCGCTGGGTTTTCCCGGATGGCTCCTGGCACCCACATCAAGCCACATCAGGGATGGGTTACCACCGTTTACCGCGCGCATCTCGGACTCGTCGTGCCGCAGGACTGCGCGCTGCGAGTGGGCGACGAGACTCGACAGTGGCGCGAGGGTGAAACCTTCGTCTTCGACGACACCGTCACGCATGAGGCGTGGAACTACGGCACCAGTGACCGCGTTGTGCTCCTGTTTGACTTCGTCCGTCCCGGCTGCGAGGACATGCCGCAGGATGAACTTCCGGCCTCGGTGGCCGGCTTCGTACGGCGCGGCGGATGA
- a CDS encoding trypsin-like serine peptidase: MRLPGDKAVRNYTPTQLKSFDRTGGDPEVLAYWTPERMKAAKPLDAPGDAEWVENKARAVASKTAAVAAKPVAAQISQSVTNAPPPVTNFSITNGKLFIGGYESGSWCSASAINTSSKRVLITAGHCVHDGQGGTWLQNLVFVPGYNAFNTDHDPVGRFQAYWLRTFNEWINNSNLNRDVGFVTTYSGGDWNTTVVNTIGGHGLVYNGGTEFDTSIFGYPSNRDGGNVMWACWGTATDNSILDNKSKITCNFGGGSSGGPWTWNYDNASGLGSVRSVMSTVNSEGVNKGPYFDQAVVDAMNAANADW, translated from the coding sequence GTGCGGCTGCCGGGCGACAAAGCGGTGCGCAACTACACGCCCACACAGTTGAAGTCGTTCGATCGCACCGGCGGAGACCCCGAGGTGCTGGCGTACTGGACGCCGGAACGGATGAAGGCAGCCAAGCCGCTGGATGCCCCCGGAGATGCGGAATGGGTCGAGAACAAGGCCCGCGCCGTGGCCAGCAAGACGGCCGCCGTCGCGGCGAAGCCGGTGGCCGCCCAGATCTCGCAGAGCGTGACCAACGCCCCGCCACCGGTGACGAACTTCTCGATCACCAATGGCAAGTTGTTCATCGGTGGCTACGAGAGTGGCTCGTGGTGCTCGGCGTCAGCAATCAACACCTCGTCCAAGCGGGTGCTGATCACCGCCGGTCACTGTGTCCATGACGGACAGGGCGGCACCTGGCTGCAGAACCTCGTCTTCGTGCCGGGATACAACGCCTTCAACACCGACCACGACCCGGTCGGCCGCTTCCAGGCGTACTGGCTGCGGACCTTCAACGAGTGGATCAACAACAGCAACCTCAACCGGGACGTCGGCTTCGTGACCACCTACTCCGGCGGCGACTGGAACACGACAGTCGTCAACACCATCGGCGGGCACGGCCTGGTCTACAACGGTGGCACCGAGTTCGACACGTCGATCTTCGGATATCCGAGCAACCGTGACGGCGGCAACGTCATGTGGGCTTGCTGGGGCACTGCCACCGACAACAGCATCTTGGACAACAAATCCAAAATCACCTGCAACTTCGGAGGTGGCTCCTCGGGCGGACCGTGGACCTGGAACTACGACAACGCCAGCGGACTCGGCTCGGTCCGCTCGGTCATGTCCACGGTGAACAGCGAAGGCGTCAACAAGGGGCCATACTTCGACCAGGCTGTCGTCGACGCGATGAACGCCGCCAACGCTGATTGGTAA
- a CDS encoding SMI1/KNR4 family protein yields MTQIDEVLHHLGKAFVAGLTEPGYQLTTVHRHGSQSQTYTMAGEPALLGRWNNLDLNNAKAALPGVAGGGLVVEMIGDPSGPYTIHWSRDVPSLPARIVLDEDYRLPGHELPPAREPGTTDTGVTDPAVLAEVERLVGEFTARHHSQGYATGYSEQEILAAEQHLGLRLPEDLRALYRLIHDDSGESGLLDPFVLAPLDVLVEWNRKNYPGYHDGPFDDAMIFDCMPAGHVRRVSSSNGWVTFARDYGMNFAAVDLDPGPLGRIGQVVTHGRDVWAPVEYVAASVTDLLRRAIATLDNERPSPPDPEIRADKTADLPVTAQGVVLRTEAPVSLAEFEPFTNLRSLVIRGKVPRVDLTRAAVLQIERLHVEAARWELGALPPSLIDLTLSGNDEPTPVAELATLPNLVRLDLSGAAVSDIDVIATFPALRVLTLDGRQWTELLASGWKPAQLAAAGLGGSAGVSDAARWLQAFGRESSFYTVTGDL; encoded by the coding sequence GTGACCCAGATCGACGAGGTTCTGCACCATCTGGGTAAGGCGTTCGTGGCGGGCCTGACGGAGCCCGGCTACCAGCTAACCACCGTGCACCGGCATGGCAGTCAGAGTCAGACCTACACCATGGCCGGTGAACCGGCGTTGCTCGGCCGCTGGAACAACCTGGACCTCAACAATGCCAAGGCGGCGCTGCCCGGGGTTGCCGGTGGGGGACTGGTCGTCGAGATGATCGGTGATCCGAGCGGGCCCTACACAATCCACTGGTCGCGGGACGTACCGTCGTTGCCGGCCCGGATCGTCCTCGACGAGGACTACCGTCTGCCCGGACATGAACTGCCGCCAGCCCGTGAACCTGGCACCACCGATACCGGCGTCACCGATCCGGCGGTCCTTGCCGAGGTCGAGCGGCTGGTCGGCGAGTTCACCGCACGGCATCATTCGCAGGGGTACGCAACCGGCTACTCCGAGCAGGAGATCCTCGCCGCCGAACAGCACCTCGGGCTACGGCTGCCGGAGGATCTGCGGGCCCTCTACCGGCTGATCCATGACGACAGCGGCGAGTCGGGACTGCTCGACCCGTTCGTTCTCGCACCCTTGGACGTGCTCGTCGAGTGGAACCGGAAGAACTACCCCGGTTACCACGACGGTCCGTTCGACGACGCGATGATCTTCGACTGCATGCCGGCCGGGCATGTGCGGCGCGTGTCCTCGAGCAACGGCTGGGTGACGTTCGCCCGCGACTACGGCATGAACTTCGCGGCCGTCGATCTCGATCCGGGACCGCTGGGCCGCATCGGTCAGGTGGTCACGCACGGGCGAGACGTGTGGGCGCCGGTCGAATACGTCGCCGCCTCGGTCACCGACCTGCTCCGCCGCGCGATCGCGACTCTTGACAACGAGCGCCCCTCACCGCCCGACCCCGAGATCAGGGCGGACAAGACCGCAGACCTGCCGGTGACGGCGCAGGGCGTTGTGCTCCGCACGGAAGCCCCGGTCTCCTTGGCTGAGTTCGAGCCCTTCACCAACCTTCGATCTTTAGTGATACGTGGAAAGGTCCCACGCGTCGACCTGACTCGTGCCGCCGTGCTGCAGATCGAGCGCCTGCACGTGGAGGCGGCCCGATGGGAACTTGGCGCGCTGCCGCCGAGCCTCATTGACCTCACCTTGAGCGGCAACGACGAGCCGACGCCGGTCGCCGAGCTGGCCACCCTGCCGAACCTGGTCCGTCTAGATCTCTCGGGGGCCGCGGTGTCGGACATCGACGTGATCGCGACGTTCCCTGCGCTGCGAGTGTTGACCCTCGACGGCCGCCAGTGGACGGAGCTGCTGGCCTCCGGCTGGAAACCGGCCCAGCTGGCTGCTGCCGGGTTGGGCGGATCTGCCGGGGTGAGTGACGCTGCCCGCTGGTTACAGGCATTCGGACGCGAAAGCAGCTTCTACACCGTCACCGGCGATCTTTGA
- a CDS encoding nitroreductase/quinone reductase family protein — MKFADQRGERGAPDPLAHLPPEIRRAIEITPAAGTRERIVDITTTGRRTGRSHRIEIFFYRANGATYLCSGAGGGATGWYANLQADPIGGLGRQQADANRLRLSRPACGEAAPHCRRP, encoded by the coding sequence ATGAAATTTGCAGACCAGCGTGGTGAGCGCGGCGCGCCTGATCCACTTGCGCACCTGCCGCCCGAGATCAGGCGCGCCATCGAGATCACACCCGCGGCCGGAACCCGCGAACGAATCGTGGACATCACCACCACCGGGCGGCGTACCGGACGATCCCACCGCATTGAAATCTTCTTCTATCGCGCCAACGGCGCAACCTATCTTTGCAGCGGAGCGGGCGGAGGCGCGACCGGCTGGTACGCGAACCTTCAGGCCGACCCGATTGGAGGACTGGGCCGCCAGCAGGCTGATGCGAATCGACTTCGACTGAGCCGCCCCGCATGCGGTGAGGCAGCGCCGCACTGTCGTCGGCCCTGA
- a CDS encoding SDR family NAD(P)-dependent oxidoreductase: MRRFANQSVLVTGGTGGQGASHVRALHAEGANVVIGDIDAERGAGLAAELGGGARFVRLDVSQEESWAAAIAETEKAFGALTVLVNNAGVQNPPALIESTDRATWARILDINLTGTFLGIKAAAPALRRAGGGVIVNIASTMGIGGTAFYAPYVASKWAVRGLTQTAALELGRDNIRVNAIHPGVVATPFITEPAAGSAAPIADFYSPEPFAVPRLGQPADITALLLFLISPHAAFITGAEYVIDGGLLLGPALQKEAA; this comes from the coding sequence ATGCGCCGCTTCGCCAATCAGAGCGTTCTCGTGACTGGCGGCACCGGTGGGCAGGGAGCCAGCCACGTTCGCGCCTTGCACGCCGAGGGCGCCAACGTCGTCATCGGCGACATCGATGCCGAGCGCGGCGCCGGCCTCGCTGCCGAGCTGGGAGGCGGGGCGCGTTTCGTCCGCCTCGACGTCTCCCAGGAGGAGTCGTGGGCCGCCGCCATCGCGGAGACCGAGAAGGCCTTCGGTGCGCTCACTGTCCTGGTCAACAACGCCGGGGTGCAGAACCCGCCGGCCCTCATCGAGTCCACCGACCGGGCTACGTGGGCTCGCATCCTCGACATCAATCTCACCGGCACCTTCCTCGGCATCAAGGCGGCCGCACCGGCGCTGCGGCGCGCGGGGGGAGGAGTAATCGTCAACATCGCCTCCACCATGGGCATCGGCGGCACTGCCTTCTACGCGCCCTATGTCGCCAGCAAGTGGGCGGTCCGAGGGCTCACTCAGACCGCTGCCCTTGAGTTGGGCCGCGACAACATCCGCGTCAATGCCATCCACCCCGGCGTTGTCGCCACCCCGTTCATCACCGAGCCGGCGGCCGGCAGCGCCGCCCCGATCGCCGACTTCTACTCGCCCGAGCCGTTCGCCGTCCCGCGACTGGGGCAGCCCGCCGACATCACTGCGCTGCTGTTGTTCCTCATTTCGCCGCACGCGGCCTTCATCACCGGCGCCGAGTATGTCATCGACGGCGGACTGCTCCTCGGCCCCGCTTTACAGAAAGAAGCCGCATGA
- a CDS encoding TetR/AcrR family transcriptional regulator encodes MAQEKRALIVQAATELFLELGYDRASLARVAESAGVSKATLFKQFPTKAALFDAIVIDSWAENDVADVPPAGDLTAGLTVLGRRYATLLSQPEMTDLFRIVIAELPRFPELAKAHFSRGKLPYFESVRIYLLTERDAGAADIADPEMAATQFLGMISNYLFWPSLVLPDWTVTPARTTAVVDEAVRTMVARYGTDVDRPGP; translated from the coding sequence GTGGCGCAGGAGAAGCGCGCGCTCATCGTGCAAGCCGCTACTGAGCTTTTCCTCGAGTTGGGCTACGACCGGGCATCACTAGCGCGTGTTGCCGAGAGCGCCGGGGTGTCGAAAGCGACGCTTTTCAAGCAGTTCCCGACTAAGGCGGCATTGTTCGATGCCATCGTCATCGACTCGTGGGCCGAGAACGACGTCGCAGACGTGCCGCCCGCCGGTGACCTGACGGCCGGCCTGACGGTGCTCGGCCGGCGCTACGCGACGCTGTTGAGCCAGCCGGAGATGACGGACCTGTTCCGCATCGTCATCGCCGAACTGCCACGCTTTCCCGAACTGGCCAAGGCGCATTTCTCACGCGGCAAACTGCCATACTTCGAGTCCGTCCGGATCTACCTCTTGACCGAGCGCGACGCGGGGGCTGCGGACATCGCTGATCCGGAGATGGCCGCTACGCAGTTCCTCGGGATGATCTCCAACTATCTGTTCTGGCCGAGTCTGGTGCTCCCGGACTGGACGGTGACCCCTGCCCGCACGACCGCGGTTGTGGACGAAGCCGTCCGCACCATGGTTGCGCGGTATGGCACCGATGTTGACCGCCCGGGCCCGTGA
- a CDS encoding SDR family oxidoreductase → MIAVTGAAGQLGHQVINHLLLQGVPAGQIVAVDLESAKAAAMATLGVDVRFADYDQPETLRPAFAGADKVLLVSAPTGPDATRTRQHQAVIDAAIESGVGLLAYTSVTHAPTNTMGLAPVHRVTEQAIAASGLPAAILRNGWYAENHTAALRNAINSGTLVGSAGNGRMAAASRADLAEAAAIILTRDDQAGKVYDLTGDTAWTLSELAAEAAAQSGTPLTYTDLPAEQYRQVLQQAGLPEPVVELIVDADVAISHGTLDYITSDLSTLLGRPTTPMSSNVASALQA, encoded by the coding sequence ATGATTGCCGTAACCGGAGCCGCAGGCCAGCTCGGACACCAGGTCATCAACCACCTGCTCCTCCAGGGAGTACCCGCCGGTCAGATTGTTGCCGTCGACCTAGAGTCCGCCAAGGCAGCAGCGATGGCCACCCTGGGAGTTGATGTCCGATTCGCGGACTACGACCAGCCCGAGACCCTGCGGCCAGCCTTCGCGGGCGCTGACAAGGTTCTGCTGGTGTCCGCTCCCACAGGTCCAGATGCCACGCGTACTCGGCAGCACCAGGCGGTGATCGACGCGGCAATCGAGTCCGGAGTAGGCCTCCTCGCCTACACATCAGTGACTCACGCCCCCACCAACACCATGGGATTGGCACCCGTCCACCGGGTCACCGAGCAGGCCATCGCCGCATCCGGACTGCCCGCTGCCATCCTGCGGAACGGCTGGTACGCCGAGAATCACACGGCCGCACTCCGCAATGCCATCAATAGCGGCACCCTCGTCGGCAGCGCGGGCAATGGCCGGATGGCCGCGGCAAGCCGAGCGGACCTTGCCGAAGCCGCAGCCATCATCTTGACCCGCGACGATCAGGCCGGGAAGGTCTATGACCTCACCGGCGATACCGCCTGGACCCTCTCCGAACTCGCAGCCGAGGCAGCAGCGCAGTCGGGCACACCGCTCACCTACACCGACCTTCCCGCCGAGCAGTACCGACAGGTCCTGCAGCAGGCAGGATTGCCCGAACCCGTGGTAGAGCTCATCGTCGACGCTGATGTCGCGATCTCTCACGGCACCTTGGACTACATCACGAGCGACTTGTCCACCCTCCTGGGTCGACCCACCACTCCCATGTCCTCCAACGTCGCATCGGCTCTGCAGGCCTAG